A genomic window from Silene latifolia isolate original U9 population chromosome Y, ASM4854445v1, whole genome shotgun sequence includes:
- the LOC141631685 gene encoding protein FAR1-RELATED SEQUENCE 9-like, giving the protein MTFCGALIVRKDYESFNWVFNRFLHAMGEEGTRIHNYRSGPGSDYSDFMGKVNEIIWGEELEAAEFDAIWDQIIEAHGLGANDWFADTYADIVVSILFESSMDQQRHTQKQLDNNDKHSYPKTSTHPALESHGVKVYTNSAFNTFKEEAIYSIDTYRTGGFTQRDELEVTTVKDSSRGKNFEVAYSPALTDDPGKRKASCNCTMFERTGILCRHIIWIFSANGMKIIPDDYVIKRWTKECLRLRMFNCNGEGTDNMEIMDGK; this is encoded by the exons ATGACGTTCTGTGGGGCTCTAATTGTAAGGAAAGATTATGAGTCATTTAATTGGGTTTTCAACCGGTTTTTACATGCAATGGGGGAGGAAGGAACCCGAATACATAATTACAGATCAGGACCCGG GAGTGATTATTCTGACTTCATGGGGAAAGTTAATGAAATTATATGGGGCGAGGAGCTTGAAGCAGCAGAATTTGATGCTATCTGGGATCAAATTATTGAAGCTCATGGTCTTGGTGCCAATGATTGGTTTGCGGACACGTATGCTGATatcgtcgtttca ATTCTTTTTGAGAGCTCTATGGACCAACAAAGACATACACAAAAGCAGCTTGACAACAATGATAAGCACTCGTACCCAAAGACATCAACACATCCGGCGTTAGAGAGTCATGGTGTAAAGGTGTACACCAATTCAGCTTTCAACACCTTCAAGGAAGAGGCCATATACTCAATTGATACATATAGAACCGGAGGTTTCACTCAGAGAGATGAGCTAGAGGTAACTACTGTCAAAGATTCGTCGAGGGGAAAGAATTTTGAAGTTGCATACAGTCCAG CCTTAACTGATGACCCAGGTAAACGTAAAGCAAGCTGCAATTGTACAATGTTTGAAAGAACCGGCATCCTATGCCGCCATATAATATGGATTTTTTCAGCAAATGGGATGAAGATTATACCAGACGATTATGTTATAAAAAGATGGACGAAAGAGTGTCTCCGATTAAGGATGTTCAATTGTAATGGTGAAGGGACAGACAACATGGAAATCATGGATGGAAAATAA
- the LOC141631687 gene encoding uncharacterized protein LOC141631687, with amino-acid sequence MGDALHAELLFDRQSEEGKQKSAQAEANRKSNAEGGKALGTHTMGRMNSLLVMEKLANGGDYPPAIELLKATKMKKTGGYVSKKAEDYVVSIEAEISALQSQGETDINKDKIYLEKCGFNKKGLVFGTGAAREHYFERSAIGSRESNNIDQDYSPGILPRLVSKNVKPSPQQSAQDKVQRMEAFLQAKFGSDIDPNCDSNQFQNRDDFNDDGGSGNSTSIPTN; translated from the exons ATGGGTGATGCACTCCATGCTGAATTGCTATTTGATAGACAGTCCGAAGAAGGGAAACAAAAATCAGCTCAAGCAGAGGCCAATCGCAAATCAAATGCAGAAGGTGGAAAAGCTTTAGGAACGCATACCATGGGCCGAATGAATTCTCTACTAGTGATGGAGAAATTA GCTAATGGAGGAGATTACCCACCTGCAATTGAGTTATTGAAAGCAACAAAAATGAAGAAGACGGGAGGATACGTTTCAAAGAAAGCTGAAGATTACGTT GTATCTATTGAGGCAGAAATTAGTGCCCTTCAATCTCAAGGTGAAACGGATATCAATAAAGATAAAATCTACCTTGAAAAATGCGGCTTTAATAAGAAGGGGTTAGTTTTTGGTACTGGAGCCGCACGCGAGCATTACTTTGAACGCTCGGCTATTGGAAGTAGAGAGTCCAACAATATCGACCAGGATTATTCTCCCGGAATACTACCTCGACTTGTGAGCAAGAATGTTAAACCGAGCCCGCAACAAAGTGCTCAAGACAAAGTACAAAGAATGGAGGCGTTTCTACAAGCAAAGTTTGGGTCTGACATTGACCCAAATTGTGATAGCAACCAGTTCCAAAATCGAGACGACTTCAATGATGATGGTGGAAGTGGCAACTCGACATCAATCCCAACTAATTAG